aacttaggaagagtaacaatatcatccatgacaggagaaacacatggaaacataaactgattatcaaaaaatgtcacattcctagaaatgcgaaaacgatggttagtgacatcataacacacaaatcccttatgagagtgactataccccataaacgcacattgaacagactgcgctccaagcttatgcctttcaaatggaggtaaatgaacaaaacaaacacatccaaaagtatgtaaatcattataattaggctgaattttaaaaagacgaaaaaaaggagaatcgagatcaataatcgtagaaggaagacgattgatcaagaagacagctgtggaaagagcctccacccaaaatcggggtggtacagaagcttgaagaagtaaagtgcgggtcacatcaagcaaatgacgattcttgcattctgccatcccattttgatggggggtattgggacaagatcgttgagacaacatgcctttttgttgaagaaattcttgaaactcacgagacatgtactcaccaccagaatcagagcgaaattttttaacattttcatgaaattgagtttcaacatatgttagaaatttcttaaacatagaaaacacttcagatttagaccgaagaaaatatatccaagtaaaacgactataatcatcaataaatgtgacaaaatatttatagcgagcatgagaaactacaggagacataccccatacatcactatgaatcatttcaaaacaagaggaagcccgataagcaccagacggaaaaggaagtgttttacttttagctaatttgcaaacagaacatgaaagagaggcattagaaacaacattttttcCCAATAAACCAgttttaaataaatgagataaaacagcagagttaggatgacccaattttctatgccaatcctcataagaattcaagacattattacaaacaagagataaatgactagaaataaactgaagtggaaacagtcttcccactttaggccccttcgcaaccaccttccccgacacctgttcctgcacaaggcaaccatcacgagaaaaatttacattacaattattatcaaccaattgacCAACAGATAATAAATTGGAAGCAAGTCCAGGTGCTACAAACACATCTCGAAAATCAGAGTTGAGGTCACCAACATTCGTGATAGAGAGAGCATTACCATCCGCAGTTTGAATTTTCTAATTACCATGGTAAGAATGTAAATTGTGCAAGTATTTAGAAGAGGCTGTCATGTGATTGGATAcaccagaatcaagaaaccacgggcaggaaacattcgaagacttaccctgaattccTAAGGTTGAGAGAGCGGAAAGTACCATCTGTTGGATTATTTCAGGTTGGAGAGCACCACCATTAGATGGATTGGTGATGGAAGGACCAACTGCAGAGCTTGTACTAGCAGGAAATGCTTGCACCGAACGTTGTGCTGATCGTGGAGGACGGGTGGGACAATCAGAGATAATATGGCCCCGCTGCTTGCAATAATTACAAAACTTCTTACTGCAACTCTGAGaaaaatgtccaaattgtttgcaagagaaacatTGGACATGTCGAATATCACGACCTTTACCTCTACTCTGAGGAGCATATGCAAACATAGCAGACTCAGAAATGACAACATCGTGAGACATGGATCCTTAAGTAGCAAGACGTTGTTCCTCTCTGAGAAGTTCACCAACACATGTATCTAAAGAAGGAACAGGATTCCTATTCAGCAAAGCACCTCTGACAACCTCAAATTCTTCACGaagcttcatgagaaattgatctcgcctactagtattgtagacctcttggacatccgcgagagaactcttgggaacatcaacatgtaaaatcgcagagtgttctgtccacaaattcaaaaaaccagaataataTTCTTGAATAGACAGATTGTCTTGTTTGTAATTGGCAATGTCTAGCTCCAACTGAAAACGTTTGGCCGCGTTGTCTAGGTTATAGATACGCGTCAAGTAGTTCCACATTTCTTGGGCAGTGGAAAAAGatcgcaaattattaatcatgtgacgatcaatagtaccgagaatccaagtgataatctgagcatcttctatttcccatgcatctaagtcagttgtctctaacggtgctaaagagacatcgtccaagtgactccataatcctttccctttgacatacatccgaaactgaaattcccaaacaagataattctttccggtaaaatgaacacaaatatgatctatctcttcttcggaagccataatatcagagatgacttaagaacaattttgttaacgtaacaattttgttaacatgaaacaagaaacaccaacggaacactgaagaaaatacttgccgacaccaaatcaacaccccaattcaggatactcgccgacaccaagtcaaaaccctaattcagaatacttgccgacaccgagtcaaaaccctaattcagaatacttgccgacaccgcTACGATAACACGATCAAAGCAAACACGATTTGTAAGCACCCGAGATTAGAATCGCAATCTTGGAAGAGATTACCGAGAACCGAGATGATTTCAATTACTGAGAAACGAGATCTACCGAGACGATTTCAAGAGCGACCCAGTGGGGTGACGCTGAATAAAGTCAAGATTAACCTAAAACTCACAGGTTTGATCGAAAACCtactgataccatgtcaataattcttggcttcatacttttctcattattatttctcgtatatataaaggttacagggctatatcggtaattacactaaataattacatttaaactaattcctattcacaaaTACATGAATCACAACAAGCATATTGCATTTTGTGAATTATGCAAGGGCGATCATCCAACTAGATTTTTCCCTCCAacttatgaaaaatagaaaaataaaatgaaaactaaAAGGAGGTGGAAATAATAAATGTGGAGAATCACCTTCAACAAGAGAagtaagagaaaaaaaataaaaatttcaccaGTTCAGAACTTACCTTATCTCCGTAATCCGATAAAGAAAGATAAGGAAAGTCAATATGCCAGGTTTCTATGCATTTTCAAGAAGTTACACATAAACATCATATTTTCAGAAGCCATATAGAAAATGATTGATTACACCAAATTCATGAAAGAGATCTTGACCAAGAAAAGAAGATATACTGATGAGGATACAATTCAGTTAGAAACTAGTTGCAGTGCAATTATTCAAAGAACGTTACCTCAAAAGGAAAATGATTCAGGTAAAAATACATTACCTGTCACCATAAGCAATATCAATGTAGGCAAATATCTAGTTGACTTGGGCGCTAGCACCAATCAAATACCcctagaagttgttagaaaaattCGTGATCTCGAATTGAAAAAGACAAAAATGACATTACAGCTACTAGACAAACCTGTAAATGAATCTTCGGTATTGCAGTAGATGTATTGGTAAGAGtggcaaaattatttttttcagtAGATTTCATAGTAATGGATGTTGAAGAAGATCATAAAGTCTGTCTCATCATAGGTAGACTTTGTATGAAGACATCTTGAATACTGATCAATGTCAACAATGGACAAATGATGGCTAGACTCCAGAGTTCAAGATGAAGAtgtaaatttcaatatttttgaaGCCATGAAATGCCCTAATGAGATAGGAATTTGTTTTCTAATATATGCCATAGAGCTATACGAGAAGTTAAGAAACAATTGCATAACCCTAATCATTTCGAACAAGTACTTACAAAGTATTTGATACAAAAGATGAGCAGGAGATTCAAGAAAGATTGAATGAATTATATGCCGCAAAGGAGATCTCCCCAAAAGAATCTCAAGTGAAAAAATCGAGAAAAATCCATACCAAACAACCTCAAACTGAAATTGAAAACATTGCAACCATATTTAAAATATGTCTTTTTAGAAGAGAGAGGCAATAAACTGGGAGTCATAATAAACTCTCTTTCACTAAAACTAAAAAGAAAGATGCTTCAGATACTGAGGAAAAACAAAAAAGTTGTAGATTGAGAATTAGCTGATTTGAAATGAATTAGCATGTCATACTGCATGCGTAAGAAATGGTCAAATATTGATGGAGAAAAATTTCAAACTTATAACCGAACACCAACGACATATGAACTCCAACGAGAATTGTCACTAGATGGAAAATGTGCATAGACTATAGAAGATTTTTCTAGGCCACAAGAAAAGACCATTTCCACTATCCTTTTTGGACTAGATGCATGAAAGACTAGAAGGCCAAGTATTCTATTGCTTCTTGGATGAGTATTTCATATATAACCAAATCACGACAAACCCAAAGGATCTGGAGAAAACTTCTTTTACCAGCCCCTTCGGTGTCTTTGCATATAGAAGATTGTCCTTTGGTTTGTGCAATGCCCCCATAAACTTTCTAAATATGTATGCAGACAATCTTCTCACACTTAATTGAAAAAAGTATAGATTTCTTCATGGGTGACTTATCTGTGTTTGAAATGTCATTTAACATATGCCTAGACAATTTGGATACGGTACTAAAAAAATGTATCAAGAGCAACCTAGTTCTAAATTTGGGAAAATGTCACTTTATGGTGAGCAAAAGTATTGGGCTTGGACAtaaaatttcttctagagtcattgaagtggataaagcaaaaaTATAAATGATCGATAAGCTAATGCCaccaacaaatgtcaaaggaattAGAAGCTTCCTCGGTCACTTTAGATTCCACGCACTGCGCCAAAAGAGGCTTTAGACAGCGCattttagacagcgcttttttacaaaagcgctgctataagtaaaagaaaaaataaaacacgGACACTGTATACGAAAATgagtaaaagcgctgctaaaaagCCGACCTTAGACAGCGCTTCTGAAAAACGCTGCTAAAGGGGTtgctttagaaagcgctttacaaaagcgctggtaaaggactacattagacagcgcttttcAAAAAGCGCTATCTAAGgtcaaataaatttcaaaaaaaatatcttaaaagcgctgctaagGCCCATATTAGCCAGCGCTTCTCCAAAACCTCTGTCTAAAGTCATATATAATtagaattaaaaaatagaatCCCTTTTCACATAACTCGTTTTCCATATCTCGTTTCTATTTTCACCGACGCGAAACCCTTTTCACTTCCTCCTTCCGCCGTTCCTCCAACCTCCCCCCTTTCCGGAAGACACAACTAACACCGTACGAACGGCCGCTGACAGCCTTTCATAAACCCTAACCAAAACAACAGTTGGCTCTCGAAGCTCGTTGATCTCGCTCAGAGGTTCATCACTTACAGCGCTCACAAACTCTCCTTCTCTGTTTTTCGTAAACGCCTTCCTCCACCACCTCCTTTAGGTTCTAATTTATCTGCCAGATCATTGTGTGTTttggttttataaaaattataattaggttttaggttttATATAGCTGTTTCTTTTGGAGATGAATGACATTATCTAATTTATCTCTAATTTATGTGGTAAATCATTTCGTTTATGTTTTTATTCCCTTTTCATTGTTTCATCTTGATTTGATTTTCAATATATTATCAGCTATGCAGACAAAGGATCAACCTGTTGTCCATAAATTTCAGCTCATCGAAGATCCTTTCTCTCCGTTAGTCCTCTAATCTACTCTTACTATCATTATATTAGGGTTTATCATCGCAGTTTTGGAGCAGTATTCGCTTCCATTCCCCCTTCCATTGTTGCTGCACTATATTGCTTGTTCTTTGCTTATGTTGGTATGTCTTATTTAAGATATTAAGCTTGCGTGTGTTGATTTATTTGAGCATATATCTATTGATCTTAACTTTTGTGATAATGTTTGGATCAGCTTATGAAAATAACTTATGACATGTTCATTAGCTCTCTAGAGTAGCTTATGAGAAGGacttagtttgatttaatttctctTCTGATAGAAATAATTTAATACGCATATGATAAGCACTTATGCTATACGTGGTTAGTTAAGTTTAACATTCAGGCTTTTCAGTTACTTTGATGCTTATAATAACCATAATTTAACTTTCATTTGTAGGTTCGGGAGGTCTAAGTTTCCTTCAATTCTGCAACCTCAATAGTTTTAGAATGAAGTTTGTATTAGGCTTCTCTATCTTTCTGGGCTTATCTATCCCACAGTACTTCAATGAGTACACAACAATTAATGGGTTCGGTCCATTTCACACTGGAGCAAGATGGGTATGGCTCTATTTTTTCGATTCTTGTCATGCACTTTTTTTATGTACCTTGGTTACACTAACATTTTGATGCACCTGTGTGCAGTTCCATGATATGGTAAATGTGCCATTCCAATCAAAAGCATTTGTAGCTGGAGTTGTGGCATATTTCCTTGATAACACACTACATAAGAAGGAATCTGCTATTAGGAAAGATAGAGGAAAGCATTGGTGGGACAAGTACAGGTCCTTTAAAACCGACACAAGAAGTGAGGAGTTTTATTCACTTCCTTCCAATCTAAACAAATACTTCCCATACTGCCATCGATGCTTTTTTTTCATcattaattttctttatttcaaGATTCTGCAAGAAATACTTGGTTGAGTAAACATATCACAACACGAAATAAGGACtcataaaaaatagaagagaaataGATGAAGAAGTCATATAAATAAAAGGCATAGAGGAGAGATTCTGCATGAATGCTGCCCCTTAAATGTTTCATAGTGCTTATTTCGTCACAAATACCTTTTTTTTGAATCGGACCCGGAATTACTTGCATGCCAAAATCTGCCTGGTGCTTGTAATGTTGTAAGGTAGATATTTTGCTACTAACATGAATATATGTTGTCTTTTGCAGGTCTAACCTTTTTTTTGAATCGGACCCGGAATTACTTGCATGCCAAAATCTGCCTGGTGCTTGTAATGTTGTAAGGTAGATATTTTGCTACTAACATGAATATATGTTGTCTTTTGCAGGTCTAACCAATTCGATCATACAAATTTTTCCTTTTTCCGATGATAAATGTGATCTATACGACTACAATCAAATTTTAGTTGGACAAAATAAATTCGAGAAATTATACAGGCAATCATGGGAAGCCGGCGATCAATCCAACTTTACAGATCCGGtaatatattataaattcaaattatgattatgatgatgatgatgctacTTTGCTtctattgttttttgttttgaggTAAAAAAACAACTATATGACTTACTTGAAGCTACTGTTAAACCTTTATTCTTATCATATTTCAATCTTTCAAACATTAGTTCCTGTTATATTTAATTCTCAATAATTCAATTGATTTTCCAGGAATTGTGAAGATATTGCAATTGTGAAAATAGATATTGCAATTTAATCTTTCTTTGTTCATGGTTTTTGAGACATCTATTGTTCTATTTTTTGGTGTAGTTTCacatttgtgtgtgtgtgtttataaAGATTCAATTTTGTCTCAAGCTAAGACCTAAGTTAAATATAGGTTTTGATTTCAGTTATATGGGTAAAATACCTCTTTTATATTTTAGGATTCTTTGTTCGGGATGAATCAAAATTTGATATTGCATATGAATCAATCATTCTACAGTTGTTGTATACTTTATAGAGTGGGGATATGAAGTAGAGTACATATGAGCATATGTTTGTACTCTTTGTTCTTATTCACGTGTGTTTGGTCTGGGTATTTTAGATAATGTTTTATCTAGTTAAATTAAATAGTTTGTAACTAAACTATTTTGTCTTGCATTGAATGTTCATCGAGAGCATTAAGGAGTGACAGAATTTGTCAAGGACGAGCATTGTTTGGAATTTTAATACCCAATGGGAGGTTTCTAGAGGCTAGAATTTCACTATGCCAATGAGGGAACATTGCAGAACATGTAGCTTGGGCTGAGTGTAACATAGAGAGAACTGTTGGTGTCTTatatgaaaaattgagttttcaTTGAGTTTTAAATGCTTTTAAAAGCTTACATGAGAAAGTGGTCAAAgcaatataaaatatttacttttagtatatagttttaaaaaaactTGTTACTTAACTTAGTTTGTGAGTCTTAATTCATAGTAGCCATCATTTGTAGAGAGCACGTGTGTAATGATGGTTAAGCATGATTCCCACTTGCGGTGAAAATAGGGATCTAGATttggtgtggtgtcgtttttttacctccccgtttcacttgggaggacggcacgctagacccttcacgcgaaatttggaaggagaatgcgcccgtggtgggaggaattttgtttcagttcttcctacgatatcacacgaactttcttatttgtcctatgagtaggaaagggaaaaaaagatctcaactaaaccctaggagtttgctaagtgtggggatttcacctagactagaaattctggagtccggggggtcggttatacatagggaagtgtttaaacaccctacatatctgtagtactctacaggaaccttctctgtgtcattgtgattgtgtttattgctaatgattgggaaagtttctcctttgtgttaggagaaggaatttaattgatttgaaaagacagacagacagacagactgactatttttggtattttattagctcgctgagattccttgtgaacctcatgcctacatatccctagtggaagtcagagcttaatgtagttcggggaactaactagggaaattaaatatttttttggtgccttgcttgaagctcaaggttgaagcttgaattaaatctctgtttacagtaaagagacatgaaatcatctttacagagaggtatttgtactattctaccacaaacattttaaaagagtgacagaataactgaattcatttcattcaagagggggaccttacttgtgtatatgcaagtataccagtcaaatgcctcttaaatgaaagaaagatgctcatccaaatttgggaaagttaccacatgtctgggttttactgccagctcatgcctttcaaaatcctaaatgggagacttgattaaaattgaaattgaaatgaaaatgtttgtttgtttgaatgtggtagagtagtaaaaatatctctctatagagataagctatgtctatctactgtataaaagatttgactttagctggcttgtatgaggcccaagcttgaggctttttgattgatttattaattattattgactttgggagatgactccattgaggattaattacagggtatttttgtgttctgtacaaagcccagaattgaggctgactctatttggagagtgtttattttgatggatttttatttggtgtgctgtacgaagcccagaattgaggctgactctggctaggaaaaaaacattattttctgccttgtacaaagctcaaggttgtggctgactcttaaataaactgagtgtggatgactctatggggaaaagatcctaggtgttaggaatctttgacacataaaaatatggttt
The Vicia villosa cultivar HV-30 ecotype Madison, WI linkage group LG6, Vvil1.0, whole genome shotgun sequence genome window above contains:
- the LOC131612103 gene encoding nucleobase-ascorbate transporter 6-like, yielding MKFVLGFSIFLGLSIPQYFNEYTTINGFGPFHTGARWFHDMVNVPFQSKAFVAGVVAYFLDNTLHKKESAIRKDRGKHWWDKYRSFKTDTRSLTNSIIQIFPFSDDKCDLYDYNQILVGQNKFEKLYRQSWEAGDQSNFTDPVNRWLSSCGYKLWYEIRILFGGSDDN